Proteins encoded in a region of the Leifsonia sp. PS1209 genome:
- a CDS encoding DUF389 domain-containing protein yields MNSAADMRAAVFFEGVQASSKFSRFWLLLCLSSVIAASGVVGDSAATVIGAMIVAPLMTPILGIVLATVTGDRRNLLLSWILVVCGAATAVAIGYLVGLLVAAPVVAATNSQVAARVSPSLIDLLAALATGAVGAVALVRKDISDTLPGVAIAISLVPPLSVVGLTLESGSWSEAAGALLLFGANVAAILATGVIILTGYRIGSAARDARTTTGESLVKRGWGRRHRAILSIVVTLLIIGVPLAITSARFTDQELLENSIRQAAQPWAQQNGWEITQLTATNTDAILTLTGEPPIPETSSLEDVLKAQGIDPAQVTVRFVPAYTVQLGGDG; encoded by the coding sequence ATGAACTCGGCCGCGGACATGCGTGCCGCCGTCTTCTTCGAGGGTGTGCAGGCGTCGTCGAAGTTCAGCCGGTTCTGGCTGCTGCTGTGCCTATCGTCCGTGATCGCCGCATCCGGTGTCGTCGGCGACTCAGCAGCCACCGTCATCGGCGCGATGATCGTGGCCCCGCTGATGACCCCGATCCTCGGGATCGTGCTGGCCACGGTCACCGGCGACAGACGCAACCTCCTGCTGAGCTGGATCCTGGTCGTTTGCGGCGCGGCCACGGCGGTCGCGATCGGCTACCTGGTCGGCCTGCTGGTCGCCGCCCCCGTGGTGGCCGCCACGAACAGCCAGGTCGCCGCGCGGGTCTCGCCGAGCCTGATCGACCTCCTGGCCGCGCTCGCGACGGGCGCGGTCGGCGCGGTGGCACTGGTCCGGAAGGACATCTCCGACACGCTGCCGGGCGTCGCGATCGCGATCTCGCTCGTTCCGCCGCTCTCTGTGGTCGGCCTGACACTGGAGTCCGGCTCGTGGAGCGAGGCTGCCGGCGCACTGCTGCTGTTCGGCGCGAACGTCGCGGCGATCCTCGCCACCGGGGTCATCATCCTCACCGGCTACCGGATCGGCTCGGCCGCACGCGACGCCCGGACCACCACGGGGGAGTCGCTGGTCAAACGAGGCTGGGGGAGGCGCCACCGTGCGATCCTCTCCATCGTGGTGACGCTGCTGATCATCGGCGTTCCCCTGGCCATCACCTCCGCCCGTTTCACCGACCAGGAACTGCTGGAGAACTCCATCCGGCAGGCGGCCCAGCCGTGGGCGCAACAGAACGGCTGGGAGATCACCCAGCTCACGGCGACCAACACCGACGCCATCCTGACCCTCACCGGTGAGCCGCCGATCCCCGAAACGAGTTCGCTGGAGGACGTGCTGAAAGCGCAGGGGATCGACCCGGCGCAGGTCACGGTGCGGTTCGTTCCCGCGTACACGGTTCAGTTGGGTGGCGACGGGTGA
- a CDS encoding APC family permease — protein sequence MTIRSGPLARRLGLGDAVVIGLGSMIGAGIFAAFAPAAAAAGAGLLIGLAIAAVVAYCNASSSAQLAAQYPTSGGTYVYGRERLGEWAAFLAGWAFVIGKTASCAAMALTFAAYAAPAGWEKPVAVAAILALAAVNYFGVSRTAGLTRIIVVFVLAVLALVVIAGLTATGTPRADLGLGMFDHGWYGILQAAGLLFFAFAGYARIATMGEEVKDPARTIPRAILGALALALVVYILVAVTLLLVLGPERLAASTAPLADVVAPTDWTWAAPVVRIGAAAAALGALLALIAGIGRTSLAMARNRDLPAWLAAVHPVHKVPHHAEIALAVVVSLLVVTVDLRAAIGFSSFGVLLYYFVANVAAFTQDRQHRRYPKPVQVLGALGCIVLVATLPLVSIGVGICVLVVGAVGRLVVLRRRRARV from the coding sequence ATGACCATCCGGAGCGGTCCGCTGGCGCGGCGGCTCGGCCTCGGCGACGCGGTCGTCATCGGGCTCGGGTCGATGATCGGGGCCGGGATCTTCGCCGCGTTCGCTCCGGCGGCCGCCGCGGCCGGCGCCGGGTTGCTGATCGGGCTGGCTATCGCTGCGGTGGTCGCATACTGCAACGCGTCGTCGTCGGCGCAGCTGGCCGCGCAGTACCCGACCTCGGGCGGCACGTACGTCTACGGGAGGGAACGGCTCGGCGAGTGGGCGGCATTCCTCGCCGGATGGGCGTTCGTGATCGGCAAGACGGCCAGCTGCGCGGCGATGGCCCTGACCTTCGCCGCATACGCGGCCCCTGCCGGATGGGAGAAGCCCGTCGCGGTCGCCGCGATCCTCGCCCTGGCCGCCGTGAACTATTTCGGCGTCTCCCGCACCGCCGGGCTCACCAGGATCATCGTGGTGTTCGTGCTCGCCGTCCTCGCGCTGGTCGTCATCGCGGGGCTCACCGCCACCGGCACACCGCGCGCCGACCTGGGGCTCGGGATGTTCGACCACGGCTGGTACGGCATCCTGCAGGCGGCCGGGCTGCTGTTCTTCGCGTTCGCCGGGTACGCCCGCATCGCCACGATGGGCGAAGAGGTGAAGGATCCTGCACGCACCATCCCGCGCGCGATCCTCGGCGCGCTGGCGCTCGCGCTCGTCGTGTACATCCTGGTCGCGGTCACGCTGCTGCTCGTCCTCGGGCCGGAGCGGCTCGCCGCATCCACTGCTCCCCTGGCCGATGTCGTCGCGCCCACCGACTGGACCTGGGCGGCGCCCGTCGTCAGGATCGGCGCGGCGGCCGCCGCGCTCGGGGCGCTGCTCGCGCTGATCGCCGGGATCGGGCGCACCAGCCTCGCGATGGCGAGGAACCGGGACCTCCCCGCCTGGCTGGCCGCCGTGCATCCGGTGCACAAGGTGCCGCACCACGCCGAGATCGCGCTGGCGGTCGTGGTCAGCCTTCTCGTGGTGACCGTCGACCTGCGCGCCGCCATCGGGTTCTCGTCGTTCGGTGTGCTGCTCTACTACTTCGTCGCCAACGTCGCCGCGTTCACCCAGGACCGGCAGCACCGCCGGTATCCGAAGCCGGTGCAGGTGCTGGGCGCGCTCGGCTGCATCGTGCTCGTCGCGACGCTTCCGCTGGTGTCCATCGGGGTGGGGATCTGCGTGCTCGTCGTCGGGGCGGTCGGGCGACTCGTGGTGCTGCGCCGCCGCAGAGCGCGCGTGTGA
- a CDS encoding metalloregulator ArsR/SmtB family transcription factor — protein MPKYYDEVDAVLRALADPTRRAVVERLAVSPAVVSELAEPFAMTLPSFVQHLGVLEDAGVIVSEKQGRVRTVSLRPGALDVLQLWLGEQRTPAEHQADRLGIHLARATQKEN, from the coding sequence ATGCCAAAGTATTACGATGAGGTCGACGCCGTACTCCGCGCGCTCGCGGATCCTACGCGCCGAGCTGTCGTCGAGCGTCTCGCCGTGTCTCCGGCGGTGGTGTCTGAGCTGGCCGAGCCGTTCGCGATGACCCTGCCGTCGTTCGTGCAGCACCTCGGGGTGCTCGAGGACGCAGGGGTGATCGTGTCGGAGAAGCAGGGCCGTGTCCGTACGGTGAGCCTGCGTCCGGGCGCTCTCGACGTGCTGCAGCTGTGGCTCGGTGAGCAGCGCACCCCCGCGGAACACCAGGCCGACAGGCTCGGCATCCACCTCGCCCGCGCAACCCAGAAGGAGAACTGA
- a CDS encoding dihydrofolate reductase family protein, with the protein MSRVRMDLFTSIDGFTPADQTPDNPMGEDWSRLTAAYTATRTFREKIFGDTSGRGTTGVDDRYGAAFFDGIGAEIMGAGMFGLHAHPTDSDWTGWWGPNPPFHTPVYVLTHSAPRPSIAMEGGTTFHFRDAAIDDVLREARDAAGGLDVRIGGGYGTARAALDAGLVDDLHLMIAPVFLGRGHRLWDDLSGFDTTHTVTSEVAESGVIHVTLTR; encoded by the coding sequence ATGTCCCGTGTCCGCATGGATCTCTTCACGTCCATCGATGGCTTCACCCCAGCCGACCAGACGCCCGACAACCCGATGGGCGAGGATTGGAGCCGGCTCACCGCCGCGTACACCGCGACCCGCACCTTCCGCGAAAAGATCTTCGGCGACACCAGTGGGCGAGGCACCACCGGAGTCGACGACCGCTACGGTGCCGCGTTCTTCGACGGCATCGGCGCCGAAATCATGGGCGCCGGGATGTTCGGACTCCACGCCCATCCCACCGATTCAGACTGGACGGGCTGGTGGGGTCCGAATCCGCCGTTCCATACCCCGGTCTACGTGCTGACCCACTCCGCACCGCGCCCCTCGATCGCGATGGAGGGCGGCACGACGTTCCACTTCCGCGACGCCGCCATCGACGACGTCCTCCGCGAGGCGCGCGATGCGGCGGGCGGCCTGGATGTGCGCATCGGAGGCGGCTACGGCACGGCGCGCGCAGCACTGGACGCCGGACTCGTCGACGACCTGCACCTCATGATCGCCCCCGTCTTCCTCGGTCGCGGCCATCGGCTCTGGGACGACCTCAGCGGCTTCGACACCACGCACACCGTGACGTCGGAAGTCGCCGAGAGCGGCGTGATCCACGTCACCCTGACCCGATAG
- a CDS encoding DUF308 domain-containing protein, translated as MTSPGSTSAPFQEFALNAADLTRGAINGVRAALGISGAVAVILGVVLLFWPVKTLAVVAFFLGLYFIVAGIMRLAIGIFSKGITGGIRAMHIVFGALLVFAGIIALKNVTVAAATLVILAIAFVGVAWIIEGIMSIAEAGRAASSGWAITFGIISILAGIVVLFLPASSALFLLVFAAVALIVLGIIGIVRAFTFGRDVLAATSAATTATA; from the coding sequence ATGACGTCACCAGGCTCCACCTCAGCTCCGTTCCAGGAGTTCGCCCTCAACGCCGCCGACCTGACCCGCGGCGCCATCAACGGCGTCAGGGCCGCCCTCGGCATCAGTGGCGCCGTCGCGGTCATCCTCGGCGTCGTCCTGCTGTTCTGGCCGGTCAAGACGCTCGCCGTCGTGGCGTTCTTCCTGGGGCTCTACTTCATCGTCGCCGGCATCATGCGGCTCGCCATCGGGATCTTCAGCAAGGGGATCACCGGCGGCATCCGCGCGATGCACATCGTGTTCGGCGCCCTGCTGGTGTTCGCCGGGATCATCGCCCTCAAGAACGTGACCGTCGCTGCGGCCACGCTCGTCATCCTCGCCATCGCCTTCGTCGGCGTCGCCTGGATCATCGAGGGCATCATGTCCATCGCGGAAGCCGGCCGTGCCGCGTCGTCCGGATGGGCGATCACCTTCGGGATCATCAGCATCCTGGCCGGGATCGTCGTGCTGTTCCTTCCCGCGTCGTCCGCGCTGTTCCTGCTCGTGTTCGCCGCGGTCGCGCTGATCGTGCTCGGGATCATCGGGATCGTGCGTGCGTTCACGTTCGGCAGGGACGTGCTCGCGGCAACGTCCGCAGCAACGACGGCTACCGCCTAA
- a CDS encoding SRPBCC domain-containing protein, producing MTHERRLARSGFTLTRDYPAPVEKVWGAFADEQQKRSWWGAGDEAEARVWVFDFRVGGRDIDEGQFHNGPLSRYEATYTDIVEHSRIVTTYDMWLDGEHMSTSLASLEFEPIAGGTRFTHIEHGIFFDRFWADGDGREAGTRGLLDALERYLAR from the coding sequence GTGACACACGAACGCAGGCTCGCACGCTCCGGCTTCACCCTCACCCGCGACTATCCCGCACCGGTCGAGAAGGTGTGGGGAGCGTTCGCGGACGAACAGCAGAAGCGGAGCTGGTGGGGAGCAGGTGACGAGGCCGAGGCCCGTGTGTGGGTCTTCGACTTCCGCGTCGGCGGGCGCGACATCGACGAAGGCCAGTTCCACAACGGACCGCTGTCGCGATACGAGGCGACCTACACGGACATCGTCGAGCACTCACGCATCGTCACCACGTACGACATGTGGCTCGACGGAGAGCACATGTCCACGTCGCTCGCATCGCTGGAGTTCGAGCCCATTGCCGGGGGCACGCGCTTCACGCACATCGAGCACGGCATCTTCTTCGATCGATTCTGGGCGGACGGCGACGGACGCGAGGCCGGCACGCGTGGCCTCCTCGACGCGTTGGAGCGGTATCTCGCGCGGTAG
- a CDS encoding DUF1801 domain-containing protein has product MTTKSPAADADDAQNASSTPFTAEERAAMKERAKEVKRSRSRGASTAADGAADVLEKIAEMHGDEREFAERLHAAITANIPELTPKTWYGMPGYAKDGKVVVFFQSAEKFKTRYATLGFNETARLDDGEMWPVAYALETLSDAVLARAMELVRRAAG; this is encoded by the coding sequence ATGACCACGAAATCGCCTGCAGCAGACGCGGACGACGCGCAGAACGCGTCGTCGACACCCTTCACCGCCGAAGAGCGCGCGGCCATGAAAGAACGCGCGAAAGAGGTCAAACGCAGCCGCAGCCGCGGCGCCTCCACGGCGGCGGACGGCGCGGCGGACGTGCTCGAGAAGATCGCCGAGATGCACGGCGACGAGCGAGAGTTCGCCGAACGGCTGCACGCGGCGATCACGGCGAACATCCCGGAGCTGACGCCGAAGACCTGGTACGGGATGCCCGGCTACGCCAAGGACGGGAAGGTCGTCGTCTTCTTCCAGAGCGCGGAGAAGTTCAAGACTCGATACGCGACGTTGGGATTCAACGAGACGGCGCGGCTGGACGATGGGGAGATGTGGCCGGTGGCGTACGCGCTGGAGACGTTGAGCGACGCGGTGCTGGCGCGGGCGATGGAGTTGGTGCGGCGGGCGGCGGGATGA
- a CDS encoding SDR family oxidoreductase, with protein MPRTPIDIAVPELRGRLALVTGASDGIGYNIAARLARAHADVLMPVRNREKGEAAAQRIREATPGASVQVRMLDLSSLDSVATLANDLVAEGRPIDILINNAGVMSPPTRQETVDGFEVQFATNHLAHFALSARLLPLLRDGRAHVTTQVSVSANQHAVNWDDLQWERSYGAFTSYSSSKIALGLFAMELHRRSVAGDWGIRSNLSHPGIAATNLLAAQPGIGRPHDTMAVRSIRGLSRLGILFGTPETAALPAAYGATSPEALGGRFYGPKGFNHLSGAPAEQPLYSRLARAEDGARIWDLSEQLAGVRFG; from the coding sequence ATGCCCCGCACACCCATCGACATCGCCGTCCCGGAGCTGCGCGGCCGGCTCGCGCTCGTGACGGGAGCGAGCGACGGCATCGGCTACAACATCGCCGCGCGGCTGGCTCGCGCGCACGCGGACGTGCTCATGCCGGTCCGCAACCGGGAGAAGGGCGAGGCGGCCGCGCAGCGCATCCGCGAAGCCACGCCGGGCGCGTCCGTGCAGGTGCGGATGCTCGACCTCTCGTCGTTGGACTCGGTCGCGACTCTGGCGAACGACCTGGTGGCGGAGGGGCGACCCATCGACATCCTCATCAACAATGCCGGGGTGATGTCGCCGCCGACCAGGCAGGAGACCGTCGACGGTTTCGAGGTGCAGTTCGCGACGAACCACCTCGCACATTTCGCGCTGAGCGCCCGGCTGCTGCCGCTGCTGCGCGACGGCCGCGCCCACGTCACCACCCAGGTCTCGGTGTCGGCCAACCAGCACGCGGTCAACTGGGACGACCTCCAGTGGGAACGCTCGTACGGCGCGTTCACGTCGTACTCGTCGTCCAAGATCGCGCTCGGGCTGTTCGCGATGGAGTTGCATCGCCGCAGCGTCGCCGGCGACTGGGGGATCCGCAGCAACCTCTCGCATCCGGGCATCGCGGCGACGAACCTGCTGGCGGCGCAGCCCGGCATCGGTCGGCCGCACGACACGATGGCGGTGCGCAGCATCCGGGGCCTGTCGCGGCTCGGCATCCTGTTCGGCACTCCGGAGACGGCCGCGCTCCCCGCGGCGTACGGGGCGACCAGCCCGGAGGCGCTGGGCGGTCGCTTCTACGGCCCGAAAGGGTTCAACCACCTCAGCGGCGCGCCCGCGGAGCAGCCGCTGTACAGCCGGCTCGCGCGCGCAGAGGACGGCGCGAGGATCTGGGACCTGTCCGAGCAGCTCGCCGGGGTGCGCTTCGGGTGA
- a CDS encoding SDR family NAD(P)-dependent oxidoreductase produces MNAVARPGALLDGRVAWVTGSSRGIGAAIAAALAQEGAAVAVHGRDAEAAAAVRDRIVAAGGRAAVVLGDVTEPDDIERMVGEVESQLGPIDVLVANAGGNPVRPGLLEDMTVEQWRSAVDANLTATFATIAGVLPGMKQRGSGAIITMSSAAARRPTPQSPVAYAAAKAGIELLTKWLAAEAGPSGIRVNCVAPETILTERNQDMIPAEIQTQLIATHPVRRLGTPQDVADACVFLASDRSAWTSGVVLDVAGGSVLR; encoded by the coding sequence ATGAACGCTGTTGCGCGCCCCGGCGCGCTGCTGGACGGAAGGGTCGCGTGGGTGACCGGAAGTTCGCGCGGGATCGGTGCGGCCATCGCGGCGGCGCTGGCGCAGGAGGGCGCTGCCGTCGCGGTGCACGGCAGGGACGCGGAGGCGGCGGCCGCGGTTCGCGACCGGATCGTCGCCGCCGGAGGCCGGGCGGCCGTCGTGCTCGGCGACGTGACGGAGCCCGACGACATCGAGCGCATGGTCGGCGAGGTCGAGTCGCAGCTCGGCCCGATCGACGTCCTCGTCGCGAACGCGGGCGGCAACCCGGTGCGTCCCGGACTGCTCGAGGACATGACCGTCGAGCAGTGGCGCTCGGCCGTCGACGCCAACCTGACGGCCACGTTCGCCACCATCGCCGGTGTCCTGCCCGGGATGAAGCAGCGCGGGTCCGGCGCGATCATCACCATGTCGTCTGCGGCGGCGCGCCGTCCGACGCCGCAGTCGCCTGTGGCATACGCGGCGGCGAAGGCGGGCATCGAACTGCTCACGAAGTGGCTCGCGGCCGAAGCGGGTCCGAGCGGGATCCGTGTGAACTGCGTGGCGCCGGAGACCATCCTGACCGAGCGGAACCAGGACATGATCCCGGCCGAGATCCAGACCCAGCTGATCGCCACGCATCCGGTGCGTCGTCTCGGCACCCCGCAGGACGTCGCCGACGCGTGCGTCTTCCTCGCGAGCGACCGGTCGGCATGGACCAGCGGGGTCGTCCTCGACGTCGCGGGCGGATCGGTGCTGCGCTAG
- a CDS encoding MarR family transcriptional regulator → MPIPSRPARIGFLLTQLGTLAAENFAEKTRALGIAPPEAGVMRILGRNPGMNQRELADKLGVAQSRVVALIDSLESAGLIVRERSATDRRSQILSVTDAGRRLLGELRTAAESQEAELADGLSNADRNQLYALLLKLSAARGLDRDVHPEYRAGE, encoded by the coding sequence ATGCCCATCCCGAGCCGACCGGCGCGCATCGGATTCCTGCTGACCCAGCTCGGCACACTCGCCGCAGAGAACTTCGCAGAGAAGACGCGCGCACTCGGGATCGCACCTCCGGAAGCGGGGGTGATGCGCATCCTGGGCAGGAACCCGGGGATGAACCAGCGCGAGCTCGCCGACAAGCTGGGGGTGGCGCAGAGCCGTGTCGTCGCCCTGATCGACTCCCTGGAATCCGCGGGCCTGATCGTCCGGGAGCGCAGCGCAACCGACCGCCGCAGCCAGATCCTGTCGGTCACGGATGCGGGTCGCCGCCTGCTCGGCGAACTGCGGACCGCCGCGGAGAGCCAGGAGGCCGAACTCGCCGACGGGTTGAGCAACGCCGACCGGAACCAGCTGTACGCGTTGCTCCTCAAGCTCAGCGCGGCGAGGGGTCTCGATCGCGACGTGCATCCGGAATACCGCGCCGGCGAATAG
- a CDS encoding SulP family inorganic anion transporter, with protein MRHTLRRWFNRKTLGKDLMAGLVLGAESVPDGLASGLLAGVNPLAGLYGYLYGMVGAALFTSSTFMAVQATGAMSLVIADAELAARPDPDRALFTLAVLTGVAMIVAGLLGGGRLVRFVPTAVMTGFITAVGLNIVLGQLPNLTGYDARGANRIVRTVDLLVHIGQWSVPAVIVGAVTILTIVVLQPTPVGGLGLVVAVVLGSVVAVLLNLWVQAQVTVLGDSVTVPAGLPGPVLPSLGDVPTLIVPAISLAFVGLVQGAGVSAGIPTADGKPADASRDFIGQGVGNIVSGVFRGMPVGGSMSASALLVSAGARTRLSLLISGAVMALVILLASVPVAHTAMPALAGLLIVVGVTSIRPARIAAVVKGGALQTAIMAVTFILTLLIPLQFAVLVGVGLGIVLFVAQQSTRVRVRQVIIDARGRMRESDPPAEIPGHSVVILRPYGSLFFASAPLFEQQLPAVTARSAGSVVIIRLRGAEQLDLALVEVLRRLAASLAAVGSSLKLVVSEPEVQLQIVASGLADELGAQNIYKGDEWVGRAVRRANRDALASVGVPGESGAQGESE; from the coding sequence ATGCGGCACACGCTGAGGCGCTGGTTCAACCGTAAGACGCTCGGGAAAGACCTCATGGCGGGGCTGGTCTTGGGCGCGGAGAGCGTCCCGGACGGGCTGGCGTCTGGTCTGCTGGCCGGCGTGAATCCGCTGGCCGGCCTGTACGGCTACCTCTACGGGATGGTCGGTGCCGCGCTCTTCACGAGCAGCACGTTCATGGCGGTGCAGGCGACGGGGGCGATGTCGCTGGTGATCGCCGACGCCGAGCTGGCGGCCCGGCCGGATCCGGACAGGGCGCTGTTCACCCTGGCCGTGCTGACAGGGGTTGCGATGATCGTCGCCGGGCTCCTGGGTGGCGGCCGCCTGGTGCGTTTCGTGCCCACGGCGGTCATGACGGGATTCATCACGGCCGTCGGGCTGAACATCGTCCTCGGGCAGCTGCCGAATCTGACGGGCTACGACGCGCGCGGAGCGAACCGCATCGTGCGGACAGTGGACCTGCTCGTGCACATCGGCCAGTGGAGCGTGCCCGCCGTGATCGTCGGTGCAGTCACCATTCTCACCATCGTCGTGCTCCAGCCCACGCCCGTCGGCGGTCTGGGGCTCGTCGTCGCCGTCGTCCTCGGCTCGGTCGTCGCCGTGCTCCTCAACCTGTGGGTGCAGGCGCAGGTGACGGTGCTGGGCGATAGCGTCACCGTCCCTGCGGGGCTTCCCGGTCCCGTCCTCCCGTCGCTCGGGGACGTGCCGACCCTGATCGTCCCGGCGATCTCACTCGCGTTCGTCGGCCTGGTGCAGGGTGCAGGCGTCTCGGCGGGCATTCCGACGGCGGACGGCAAGCCGGCGGACGCATCCCGGGACTTCATCGGCCAGGGCGTCGGCAACATCGTCTCCGGCGTATTCCGCGGGATGCCCGTCGGCGGGTCGATGTCGGCGTCGGCGCTCCTGGTGTCCGCGGGCGCACGCACCCGGCTGTCGCTGCTGATCTCCGGCGCGGTGATGGCGCTGGTGATCCTGCTGGCCTCCGTGCCCGTCGCGCATACCGCGATGCCGGCGCTGGCGGGGCTGCTCATCGTGGTGGGCGTGACGTCGATCCGGCCCGCCCGCATCGCCGCCGTCGTGAAGGGCGGCGCACTGCAGACCGCCATCATGGCCGTGACCTTCATCCTGACTCTGCTGATCCCGTTGCAGTTCGCCGTCCTGGTCGGTGTCGGGCTGGGCATCGTCCTGTTCGTGGCACAGCAGTCCACCCGGGTCCGCGTCCGGCAGGTGATCATCGACGCCAGGGGCCGGATGCGCGAATCCGACCCGCCCGCCGAGATCCCCGGGCACTCCGTGGTGATCCTGCGGCCGTACGGGAGCCTGTTCTTCGCGAGCGCGCCGCTGTTCGAGCAGCAGCTCCCCGCGGTGACGGCTCGCTCGGCTGGGTCGGTGGTGATCATCCGGCTCCGCGGCGCCGAACAGCTCGACCTGGCGCTCGTGGAGGTGCTGCGCCGGCTCGCCGCGTCCCTCGCGGCGGTGGGGTCCTCGCTCAAGCTGGTGGTGAGCGAACCGGAAGTGCAGCTCCAGATCGTCGCCTCCGGTCTCGCGGACGAACTGGGCGCGCAGAACATCTACAAGGGCGACGAATGGGTGGGCCGCGCGGTCCGCCGCGCCAATCGGGATGCGCTCGCGTCGGTCGGCGTGCCGGGGGAGAGCGGTGCACAGGGGGAGAGCGAATGA